Within Montipora foliosa isolate CH-2021 chromosome 3, ASM3666993v2, whole genome shotgun sequence, the genomic segment TGTTTGGAtcggaaaaacgtgataccctAAAAAAGAGTCCCTTTTTGACAGAGTAATCACATCGCTTCCAAAAACATGAATGCTGATAACAGAAAGATATTGCTATTCTTAGTGAATTATACTGAACTGCTCTTTTCTGTTGCTGCTTTATGCTGTTCAGTCTTTCGTAAGATCATCTTGAAAGTTTTTTTATAAAGTATAAACAgtaacccataagggttgaaacgtgtcaCGACCTCTTGTGTGCTGtgaaacaagcttccgaatattcaatttgctaagtaccatatttggaacaacaagagcgaggggtttccaaatatggtacttagcactgaaacattcaaccaatcagttcgcactgaatattcggaagctgtgaacacgcgttgcacgtttcaacccttatgggtttctggtataaaTTAAAGTTCCTACTTTGTTTTTATGTCGTTCTATGTGAAAGCAAACGTGCGATCCGGAGGAAGAATAATTAGTATCCCATAATGCAAGGCGTTTCCTTTTATATTATCAACTGAAATCGTGACGTAATCAGCATCTTCCAGTCATAACGCCGAGATTGTTGTGTTTACAAACAGACCTTGGTTTCAAGGTTTCGGCTCTTAGAGAAGCATATTTGTTATAATTTCATTGCGTGTCGGAAGAAAAATATGGTGTCAAGTTGAATGATTTTACGTGTGTAGAGAAGCTCATGAGAGCTATATCGAATCCTTGAGCGAAAGGCGACGATGCGTAATACCCGATGTTGTTGAGAGTCGATCCTCTGGATGTGCACGTCTCCCTTGCTGGTTcgaattaattaacaattattcgccgaaggcaaagtgattatcggtgaatattcaccgagacgaagtcgaggtgaatattcaccgataatcactgagcctgaggcgaataattgttttagtataaatacacacgtgattatttcaaaaaagagaaaaaaaaacattttaacgcgaaatcatcttcacttacagtggcaaaacgactactggcagccattttgtccgtcgaggtgattatcggctgataatccgagatagcgagccaatgagagcgcgcgattttgtataatctcTGAAATCCGCGTTTGTGCGATTGCAATAGTCAAAAATGCCTGATCACAAGTTCCGTAAACTAGcgtattttgataaaatcttcgACTCCGTAAGTACGAGAAAATGCGGGTCCTTCTGGGTTCTTCTCTGCCAAAATAACTCTTCACCGTCGATCTGCAGGAGTGAAGTTCTTATTTGGAAACAACACGAATCCATATCAAAACGGTACAAATGACTTTATTTATGATCTCTCTTCGGGTCAGTAAACCGTATTTTGAATTATCAGAATACAAGTAGTCTTTCGTTAGTCTCCcacgcagccgttctttgtgtggtcacgcaacgctcctccccacatAAACTTGTTTGTGTGGTGAGTTTGTGTGGTGatgagcgttgcgtgaccacacaaagaacggtTGCGTAGGATACTAGTATTCCGTGAGTCTTGATGAATAAATATCAGAAATTAAATACAAAGTGATGAAGTACTGACAGGCACAAATTGCTCACCATTATAATCGACAAAACCTACGAATTAAATCACGAAGAAGGTCGTGTATTTCATCAACCTAGCGTGCCATTTGTGTGGTGAGTTTGTGTGGTGatgagcgttgcgtgaccacacaaagaacggtTGCGTAGGATACTAGTATTCCGTGAGTCTTGATGAATAAATATCAGAAATTAAATACAAAGTGATGAAGTACTGACAGGCACAAATTGCTCACCATTATAATCGACAAAACCTACGAATTAAATCACGAAGAAGGTCGTGTATTTCATCAACCTAGCGTGCCATTCTGCTATTCCCGTTGGGACGAGATGCCGAAAAGACGTCTGGGATACTGTTCATTCCTCCTCTGCGTGCGATCAAAACAGCAAAAGCTTCGATAACTGGGATTTACATGCGCATGTGATCGTGAAACGATGAGCCCGAGGTTCACATGATGCATAATCCCTTGTCATTAATGATCTTTATTGACCACGCCCACAAGGGGCTTTTTGGGGCCATTTTCAAGTTATTTCTAATATTTCTCATTTAGAAAGCTGCAGCAGTTATTGCGCTCAGGCTATCGAAATATATCATGGCTATTGAGCAGCCATACCTGGTTATTTCAAAAGGACACTGGAGAGGTTTAATTATTCctattttcaaatgaaatttctctctgatAAATTGGATATAAGACCTTCGCACAAAATACCAGTGATAAATTATTTAAGAAGCTGATTTTAGAGGAAAAGAATCACGCTAGAATTTATTAGATGTATGTTGAGGAAAAAATGATCACATTTCCTGTTCAAAAGGTTACCCGACTGTACAACCTTGGTTATCTTAGCTGGTTTCgagtttaaaatattgtttagCCACACTTCTTCTACGTTGCATGAAACCGTTTTTTGCTACGAACTCTGTTTAATCCACAATAGGTATTATTGACGATACGATGATATACGCtaatgaaaaattaaaagctTAACTGAAATGTCATTCCTCTAGCATACCCAAGACAAGGAGGAAATAAATACCGTTGTTGCCCCACCGACGAACTTCGTGAGCTATGCTCCATTGCCCTTTCTCATAAGCGGTCTTCTCCTATTTGTTAGATCTGGCTTTTGAATCCTTGATGCGAAAAACGGAACATCTTCATTGTTCAAAGAACCGCTTTTTTCGCTTGTCACGACAAAATAGGCTATGAGACTCCctagaagttgcaaaattgtgtCGTTCTTTCTCATTGTTTGACTTACCAGCAATTGAGCTGTTCCATATTTATAAGCCGAGGGTTTCCAGGGGCAAGCCTTTCATTTACGTCACAAAATACCTTTGTTGTTCCGATATGTAACACTCTCAGAATCTAAAAGAAGTGTTCCTTTTTTCAGAGAATGCACGAAAGGTCAAAACTTTTGTCGACGGGAAAGCCCACTGAGTTTAAAAGTCTACAACGGGCAGGAATGGGTTTTTGAGAAAGATTGTTTTGGCTTAATCGTTAGTGCTAGCCTATGGCGTTCCAAGGAGATTGCATGTTAATATTAATCGACGGTATGGTTGcttgaaaatagttttaaaatttaatataCGAGACAGAGAATAGGCGCAGCACGAAGAGTACGGCTTCGTCAGCAGTGCCCAAATAATTACGCAATATTTAGCAGCAAGAAATGCCTTATAATTTGCTATTTCACAATAAACAAAGGATGCAAAGTGCATTTCCCCCCCTTGAGCGCAACTCTTGAACGCAACGTCACGTTTCAATTAAGCActttataaaattatttaaaagaaatgCTTTTAAAATCAGCATCTCAGTTTATCAAAATCATTGAATTATTTATAAAGCCTCGTTTAAAAGGTCGGGCAAATTGATTATTTATGGTGAAATTCGGAGTTAAGTCATTCCCAAATAAGCAGTTTGCTTGTTATGATTTCTCTTATAGAATGTTAAATGAAATGTTCCACAAGATTTAAAACGATTCGTTAGAGGAACAAATTGTCTTTTATATCGACACACATGCATTTTAAGACAAATAACATGTTTTATAAGTTCACCATAGTTAATTCAGAACATCAGAAGGCTAGtgataaagaaaaaatatttatatatggTCAAGTATGAAAATGATAACGTGGCCCAAAAACCCGCAAAGCCGTCTGTTTTCGAGCTATGAGAAAGGTAAATAATTCCCTCCCTATAAATAATTTACTATACAGCCTCTATACAGAAATGCTTGCACGTGCGACTAACATTTCACAAAGCCAGCTTCTACACTTAATGAGACAAACGAAATATTAAAAGATATTTACATTAGTTCCActgtttaaaatgtttaaagTCTTGGAAGGTTTTCATTCACAAATAATCATGTTCGGCATTTtcgtttaattaatcattaatcATCTAAGTTTACTTTCTCGTAATTCAAGATAACAGAACCAAACTAGTCGGCCTTTAATTTTGTATAAAAgacgctttctttcttaaaaagggAACTTCTTATTTGTAAGATTCCAGTgtaaatttttcttgttttgtatttttcatGAAAGCTTTTTTAACTTCCCTGtattatttttactttcttgaTTAAGATATGAATATAAAGTTTATAACTGTGGGGTGTTATTTCAAGGCGAGCCACGATGTTTGAAAAAAAGACAGCAACTAATATAATTAAATAGCGCGCTGAAGTGTTTTAGTCCTAATGAAGAATATACCTTTTTTGTGAGAAATAAATTTTTCACTGCTACGCGTCCAAGTACCATTTTTTTCTAACACTCGTAACACTTTAGCGTTCCAAACCAAGTTAACGAAATCGATGTCGGCGAAGTATGCAAAGCTTCCCTAGGCCGTTTCTTTCGattgggggtgggggtgggggaggggggggggggggtggcaaAACACGTTTGACCAGAAAAGCGAGCTGTTCGATTGTCATACTCAGTAAGGACATGAGTAAAATGCAAAAACAACATCCTTTTCAAAAGAGTTTGAAAAACACCTGGCTTGAGAAGACTCTACAGTAAACTTGCCAAGAAActgtaaagaaataattttatgcCTATGGAATTAGGACTAAAAATGACATGTGAATTCGTTTTCAAACCGTTTTCACCGCGTCCTTGAGAGTCGTCGCTTGTCCACACGTGTCAGCTCACGATTTCTGATCTCTTCAGAGCAagaaccgcacgaaaaaagttaccttacttttgaaaaatatcAGAAACTCGAAAAGAATAAGTGGAAGGGTCTTCAGGGGTAAAATGCTGTATCTTCTCCTGACtttgaaaagcaaaattttgtATTGCAGTTTATTTTGAGTAAATATCAAGAATACAATTTTTTGCTGCAAAGCTCTTTTTACGTCAGATCCTTTAACACAATATGACCACCGCTTCTCTCGAGAATGAAAATGATCAATGGCAattccttattattatttttttcgaCAAAGCTTCATGCTCGGCACGAAACGCATTCAGAATCTAAATCAACTACAGAAAGAAACAAGAACGACTTCTCGAAATTCGTCGCTCTGGTCTTTTTTTAGCTCGCTATTCCTTGTCGTTTAAGCCTAGTTTTTTAAAGAATCCGGCGATGCCGTGTGACTTTATTTCTTCCAGCATCTCGGGTTCTATCTTTGGTGGATTGACCATATGCTTCGTCTCAGGTGTTGCGACTGGGTAGCCTGTGACATCACGAGCGCAAAAGGAGGGCATTGACAGCTGACTGGGATCCAGGAAATCTGGAAAGAACGAGGCATACATGGTTTCATAGAAAGTGGTTTTGTTGCTGGAAGGCGTTAGGCGAATTTCAACTTCGTGATAGTATGGAACATAGCGACCATCGGGTAAATCGTACAGCAGCCATTTCTCTATAGTCACCTAGACAGGAGAGAACATATAAAACAACATCGATGAAACTGGTATAAGacatttgaaaaagaacgctTAAACAGCAACGGCTCAGTCACTTAGCCGATGAACCTTTTATTCACTGTCTCCATGGAAGTCATTTACGCTCGCCTCGTTGTTGCAATAGCACTCAAAAAGTTGCCTGGAAACTTTGGGTAACGTTCCCATGTATCGACTAGCTTTGCTTTATGATTGGTCCATTTCGTTGTCTAGTGATTTTATAATTAGCCATAGTAATGTCTTTGCTTTTTTGGCTCTCGACTGAAAGCTTCCTCTGTTCCAATGTCTATTTTATTTCTGTCTATTGCGTTTTTGTCGAAGTGAGTAAACTGAGTAAATTTCCTCAAGAATGGATCTTTAGGCATACTATATATTAGTAGCAGCTTACCTTTCCCGTCTTACTGTGTCCTCCCGATTGCCAAGAACACACCTTGAAAGTGCCTCCTTTATTGTCACAAGTAAAGTACGATGGTACTTCAAAGCGAGGAAAGCTTGCACGAGAATTCACGCTGCAGTTTCTGTTAAACCACGCTGCATTGAactaataaaacaaattttaagaaaGAGATTAAAGGGATGTACTTTTTTAGGTGACTCCGAAGAAGTACTCCGAATTTTCAAAAAGGCATCCCTTCATTCCTTTCCGTCCCGGGATTAAAATTTACTATCATCTTCTTTACTACCAATGCGAGAGGGCCTGTGAAacgcactcggatttttttccgagcGAGAATCCCCGAATTATCATCGGAAAGAACCGAACATTAAAATCGAGGTCTGGGAGAACGAGAAAGGGGTGAACAACAAAACCCGACTGACTCGTGGTCGTACTTGTACTTAGATCTAAAGCTCTTACATACCTGGAGGAAGTATCTGTTTTCAATATAAGTGAAGGGAAATATAAAGGTTGTCTCCCAACTCAATCCTATTTTATCATGACGCTGCAAGCCGGCTTTGGCATCTTGCAGAAGCTCGCCAATGTTTGTATGGTTTGTGCATCCTTTGTTATCGCAAATTTTCACAATCTGTGTGTAGAATGTAGAAAACACCCCTGGAAAAGGTGGAGGCAGGGAATAGCTGCCACAAGGATCATTCACAGAGCTGGGACACTTTGGACCGTAAAAACACTGGCACCTGAAACGTACATGTAAAGAAGACCCATTTAAACGGGTTTCAATATTTGCTTGGACTCGCATTCGTCACTTTATTGATTCAAATGTtgggtgcgtttgaacaggtcgttCAACATTGCTGAAAAGGGTAAAATGTGAAAAGATTTTTGAAAGCCGGTTTAATCAAATTAAAACTGATTTAAACTTTTAGTAAACATCGATTCGCAAATTTCTTGTGCTCTAGAAAATGTTCAATAGGGTTGAAACCGTAAATTTGGTCGGGAGAGTCTGGTTTCTTGGTTTTGGTTTCCCGCAACGAaagtttgtgaatgtcaacGGGCAGTCGGGGGGTTCATTCAACATTCgtgataaaaaaagaaatgttgaattgTTGTCGAAGCAAATGTCAAAAGccttaaactcattcaacatcgaatCGATTCAAACTCAATTCAACACggatgatgatgaagaaaaCACGTGCTGCACGAACGGCACGCAGTACAATTCCCTCCCGCACGCAGCAAAACTACCGCGTGAAATTactaaatttaaggttttgacgaaaaTTACAATAGTCGGTCTTTTTTTCAGCGAGAACTTATGAATCAAGCTGTGGGGTGCTCCGCTAACATTTATAGCCCAACAAGAACATCTTGAAATAATGATCGCAAAACTGACAGTCAAGACCGCGCTAATGTTTGTTTTCAACCTCTTCGTTGTAATTGTTGCCAATGTCTCTCTACACACATGCGCAACTTAAATTTGCACTCGGCTGAGGATGGTTTCAATGTGATTCCTGTTGAGTTTCCTTTGCTAGAGATAGATAACTCACCTTGAATTCGGTGGACAATTGTGCTTTTTTTCAGTCATTTGTTGGGTTCTGCTATCAATCGTGCATTCGTACCATCCCCTGAGGTCCTTAAAACAGTATCTCCCTGGAGGCCCCTGGTCACAAAAGGTCCCGTTTGACCCATCCACGACCAGAAGCAACAACATAAGAGCCAACACAACATCAAGCTTCGTGGACATTTCCCTGAAAAGATAAGGCCGAAAGCCCATTTAATTTATgctgaaatgaatgaaatgaagttGCTTGTTTCAACATCATGCAAAACCAGGATAGAAATCTTTTACTTCCTCGGTAATTACGGAAATTAACTAAGAAACTACGAAGGCTACGGCGACGACAATGCCccgaaacaataataattaacaactattcaccgaagtggaggtggcctGTGAGTGGTACGTGGATATACTGTTTTAGCTAATATGTACTATCAAGGTAGCTAGTGTTTAGTATACACTAgctgtgttttcacgacagccgttgtctcgcttaacattcccgAAAGTgctttgtttgcagacttcgttaaggGAATTTAAAAGGATACGTGTTTTTACTGGTAAGATTAGgaagtttaagatctacgacgcgacggcaaagaaaacgtCACAATTTTGCTTGCTCGTACAGCATGtgccttttttaatttttgtacatttctttttacgttttcggcaaatctgcgacgtaaaatgaccaattttcaagttttacacAAGGCTGCGAatgtgaattttctgtcgtagcttcaacaccgcgCATCCTAATTTAGTTTCTGGAAAGTTGCGCTAGTTAagtcacaggcagcccaagctcggtgtacgctttatagactttgtatgggaaaatatactttgagCTTGTAAATGATAAAGTAAGCTGttaatgtagaaataaacttcacttacctctacgtacagttgtcctcgtcttttctgtgcaattgGAGGACAAACTGtctccgttttagacgggtttgtagctttcgaatttttgcgatgtcgtaAGTGTCATTTTCCCTCATAAAGAGAAAgtaagagaaga encodes:
- the LOC137995295 gene encoding uncharacterized protein, with the protein product MSTKLDVVLALMLLLLVVDGSNGTFCDQGPPGRYCFKDLRGWYECTIDSRTQQMTEKKHNCPPNSRCQCFYGPKCPSSVNDPCGSYSLPPPFPGVFSTFYTQIVKICDNKGCTNHTNIGELLQDAKAGLQRHDKIGLSWETTFIFPFTYIENRYFLQFNAAWFNRNCSVNSRASFPRFEVPSYFTCDNKGGTFKVCSWQSGGHSKTGKVTIEKWLLYDLPDGRYVPYYHEVEIRLTPSSNKTTFYETMYASFFPDFLDPSQLSMPSFCARDVTGYPVATPETKHMVNPPKIEPEMLEEIKSHGIAGFFKKLGLNDKE